The genomic interval GATTTGCCAGAGGCGATAGCTTTAGCTAGGGGCCAATATAGATAAAAATGCAGATGTTTTAAAAGCCATAGGATGATTTATAAATTAAACAGGTAAATATTTGTCTATGCTGATTACAGCTTCCAAACTATATGATTACCTGGTATGCCCCCATAAAGCATGTGGTGACGTTTACAGGGCCCAGAAAGAAAAGATACTGTAAACCAATCCTATTGTTAAACTGCTGGCAAAAAGGGTAGTCTTACAGGAGCAAATAGTTATGGCAGGAAATGAACTTGGCTGTCTGCTTGACAGTGATAGTGCCAGTGATATGATCTGGCAGCATGCTTATTGGCCATTGTGAAGCTATTCCTTAAAAGATATAGTAGGTTATAAGGGATTTTTTGGAGAAAAATGGAAGATAACATCATATTATTAAAATTATTTGACCGCATGTTAGCAGTCTATGGCCCCCGGAAATGGTGGCCGGCTAAAACCAGGTTTGAAGTAATTGTGGGAGCAATATTGACCCAGAATGTATCCTGGAAAAATGTAAAGATGGCCATCTCCAACCTTAAAGCAGCAGGGCTGCTCAACCTGGAGGCGATATTAAATACAGATAAACAGCTTATAGCTGGCCTTATCAAAAGCTCGCGTTATTACAACCAGAAGGCAGAACGGTTGAAGGGATTCTGCAGGTTTGTAAAAGTCAACTATGGGGGCAGCTTGAGCAGGATGTTTAAGCAAAACACCATAAATTTAAGGCCGGAGCTGCTGTCTATAAAGGGCATAGGAAAGGAAACAGCAGACAGTATCCTGCTGTATGCAGGCCGGAAACCCACTTTTGTGTCAGATGCTTATACCAAGAGATTTCTGTGTAGGTTTGGCCTTCTGGATAGCAATCCCGGTTATGATGCAATCAGGGAGTATTTTATGTCTCGGCTTCCCCGGGA from Actinomycetota bacterium carries:
- a CDS encoding endonuclease III domain-containing protein encodes the protein MEDNIILLKLFDRMLAVYGPRKWWPAKTRFEVIVGAILTQNVSWKNVKMAISNLKAAGLLNLEAILNTDKQLIAGLIKSSRYYNQKAERLKGFCRFVKVNYGGSLSRMFKQNTINLRPELLSIKGIGKETADSILLYAGRKPTFVSDAYTKRFLCRFGLLDSNPGYDAIREYFMSRLPRDVYLYNEFHALIDHHSYGVCKAKPDCSRCRIKNVGKHSCLFYKGLSKSNRAP